A genomic stretch from Enterobacter oligotrophicus includes:
- the fliF gene encoding flagellar basal-body MS-ring/collar protein FliF: protein MSATAASTAPQNKSLEWMNRLRANPKIPLIVAGAAAIAILVAMVLWAKSPDYRTLYSNLSDQDGGAIVTQLTQMNIPYRFADNGGALEVPADKVHELRLRLAQQGLPKGGAVGFELLDQEKFGISQFSEQVNYQRALEGELARTIETLGPVKSARVHLAMPKPSLFVREQKSPSASVTVNLEPGRALDEGQISAVTHLVSSAVAGLPPGNVTLVDQSGHLLTQNNSAGRDLNDAQLKYAADVEGRLQRRIEAILGPVVGNSNVHAQVTAQIDFANKEQTEEQYSPNGNPSQAVMRSRQINENEQVGGPYPGGVPGALSNQPAPANAAPITTPAANQNQQNGQQNNQQTTSTANNGVPRNSSRNETTNYEVDRTIRHTKLNVGDIQRLSVAVVVNYKTLPDGKPLPLTAEQMKQIEDLTREAMGYSEKRGDTLNVVNSPFNSVDETGGELPFWQQQAFIDQLMSAGRWLLVLIVAWLLWRKGIRPQLQRRAEAEKAALEQLNAREDVEEAVEVRLSKDEQMQQRRANQRMGAEVMSQRIREMSDNDPRVVALVIRSWMGNEHE, encoded by the coding sequence GCCGCCGCCATTGCGATCCTTGTAGCGATGGTCCTGTGGGCAAAAAGCCCTGATTACCGCACGCTTTACAGTAACCTTTCCGATCAGGATGGCGGTGCCATCGTCACCCAACTCACCCAGATGAACATCCCGTATCGCTTCGCCGATAACGGCGGTGCGCTTGAAGTTCCGGCAGATAAAGTTCATGAGCTGCGCCTGCGCCTGGCGCAACAGGGTCTGCCAAAAGGTGGCGCGGTGGGCTTTGAACTGCTGGATCAAGAAAAATTCGGTATCAGCCAGTTCAGCGAGCAGGTTAACTACCAGCGTGCACTGGAAGGCGAGCTGGCCCGTACCATTGAAACCTTAGGCCCGGTCAAGAGTGCCCGCGTGCACCTGGCGATGCCTAAACCGTCTCTGTTTGTTCGTGAACAAAAATCGCCTTCGGCCTCAGTGACCGTCAATCTCGAACCGGGTCGTGCGCTTGACGAAGGGCAAATCAGTGCCGTTACGCATCTGGTGTCCAGTGCGGTCGCCGGTTTACCGCCGGGTAATGTAACGCTGGTCGATCAGAGCGGACATCTGCTGACACAAAACAACAGCGCAGGCCGTGACCTGAATGATGCTCAGTTAAAATATGCTGCTGATGTGGAAGGCCGCCTGCAGCGTCGTATCGAAGCGATCCTCGGCCCGGTAGTGGGCAACAGCAACGTTCACGCCCAGGTTACCGCGCAGATTGACTTCGCCAATAAAGAACAGACTGAAGAGCAGTACAGCCCGAACGGTAATCCGTCTCAGGCCGTGATGCGCTCCCGCCAGATCAATGAGAACGAACAGGTGGGAGGCCCTTATCCTGGAGGTGTTCCGGGTGCGCTCTCGAACCAACCGGCTCCGGCTAACGCTGCGCCTATCACCACGCCTGCTGCCAACCAAAACCAGCAGAATGGCCAGCAAAATAATCAGCAGACGACGTCAACGGCGAATAACGGCGTGCCACGTAACAGCAGCCGCAACGAAACAACGAACTACGAAGTTGACCGTACTATCCGCCACACGAAACTGAACGTGGGCGATATTCAGCGCCTCTCTGTTGCCGTCGTGGTGAATTACAAAACGTTGCCGGATGGTAAACCGCTGCCGCTGACCGCCGAGCAGATGAAACAGATCGAAGACCTGACCCGCGAAGCGATGGGCTATTCCGAAAAACGTGGCGATACCCTCAACGTGGTGAACTCTCCGTTCAACTCGGTTGATGAAACGGGTGGCGAACTGCCGTTCTGGCAACAGCAGGCGTTTATCGACCAGCTGATGTCCGCAGGCCGTTGGTTACTGGTGCTGATTGTCGCGTGGCTGCTGTGGCGTAAGGGCATTCGCCCGCAGCTCCAGCGCCGTGCTGAAGCAGAGAAAGCCGCGCTGGAACAATTGAATGCGCGTGAAGATGTCGAAGAAGCCGTTGAAGTTCGCCTCAGCAAAGACGAACAAATGCAGCAGCGCCGTGCTAACCAGCGCATGGGCGCTGAGGTTATGAGCCAGCGTATTCGCGAAATGTCAGATAACGATCCGCGCGTCGTTGCGCTGGTCATCCGCAGCTGGATGGGTAACGAACATGAGTAA
- the fliG gene encoding flagellar motor switch protein FliG, producing MSNTLTGTEKSVILLMTIGEDRAAEVFKHLSQREVQILSAAMASVRQISNKQLTDVLAEFEQEAEQFAALNVNANEYLRSVLVKALGEERAASLLEDILETRDTASGIETLNFMEPQSAADLIRDEHPQIIATILVHLKRGQAADILALFEERLRHDVMLRIATFGGVQPAALAELTEVLNNLLDGQNLKRSKMGGVRTAAEIINLMKTQQEEAVITAVREFDGELAQKIIDEMFLFENLVEVDDRSIQRLLQEVDSESLLIALKGAEQPLREKFLRNMSQRAADILRDDLANRGPVRLSQVENEQKAILLIVRRLAETGEMVIGSGDDTYV from the coding sequence ATGAGTAATACGCTTACAGGTACTGAAAAAAGCGTCATCCTGCTGATGACCATTGGTGAAGACCGTGCGGCAGAGGTGTTTAAACACCTCTCCCAGCGGGAAGTACAAATCCTCAGTGCGGCGATGGCGAGCGTGCGTCAGATCTCCAACAAACAGCTGACCGACGTACTGGCTGAGTTTGAGCAGGAAGCCGAACAGTTTGCCGCGCTCAACGTCAACGCCAACGAATATCTGCGCTCCGTGCTGGTCAAGGCGCTGGGCGAAGAACGTGCCGCCAGCCTGCTGGAAGATATTCTGGAAACCCGCGATACCGCCAGCGGTATCGAGACGCTCAACTTTATGGAGCCGCAGAGTGCCGCCGACCTTATTCGCGACGAGCACCCGCAGATTATCGCCACCATTCTGGTACACCTCAAACGGGGCCAGGCGGCCGATATTCTGGCGCTGTTCGAAGAGCGTCTGCGTCACGATGTAATGCTGCGTATCGCCACCTTTGGTGGTGTCCAGCCAGCCGCACTGGCGGAACTGACCGAAGTGCTGAACAACCTGCTCGACGGCCAGAACCTCAAGCGCAGCAAAATGGGCGGCGTGAGAACGGCGGCCGAGATCATCAACCTGATGAAAACGCAGCAGGAAGAAGCGGTTATCACGGCGGTTCGCGAGTTCGACGGCGAACTGGCGCAGAAAATTATCGACGAGATGTTCCTGTTCGAAAACCTGGTCGAAGTGGACGATCGCAGCATCCAGCGTCTGCTCCAGGAAGTGGACTCCGAATCGCTGCTTATCGCCCTCAAAGGTGCCGAACAGCCACTGCGCGAGAAATTCCTGCGCAACATGTCTCAGCGTGCGGCAGATATCCTGCGCGACGACCTTGCCAACCGCGGCCCGGTCCGTCTGTCTCAGGTGGAAAACGAACAGAAAGCGATCCTGCTTATTGTTCGTCGTCTGGCGGAAACCGGCGAGATGGTGATTGGCAGCGGAGACGACACCTATGTCTGA
- the fliH gene encoding flagellar assembly protein FliH, with the protein MSDELSWKRWTPDDLAPPLSEFTPAMMSPETGDSDTDEPSLSEEEQRAQMLAQLQMQAHEQGFNAGLNEGRQKGQEQGYQEGLAKGLEQGIEQARQQQAPLHARMQQLVSEFQHTLDALDSVIASRLMQMALEAARQVIGQTPVVDNAALIKQIQGLLQQEPLFSGKPQLRVHPDDLQRVEESLGATLSLHGWRLRGDPSLHHGGCKVSADEGDLDASVATRWQELCRLAAPGVI; encoded by the coding sequence ATGTCTGATGAGCTGTCGTGGAAACGCTGGACGCCCGACGATCTGGCCCCTCCTCTCTCTGAATTCACGCCTGCCATGATGTCGCCCGAAACGGGCGACTCAGACACTGACGAGCCTTCGCTGAGCGAAGAGGAGCAACGAGCCCAGATGCTGGCACAGCTGCAAATGCAGGCGCATGAGCAGGGTTTTAATGCAGGGCTGAATGAAGGCCGCCAGAAAGGACAGGAACAGGGTTATCAGGAAGGTCTGGCAAAAGGTTTAGAGCAAGGCATTGAACAGGCGCGTCAGCAGCAGGCACCGCTTCACGCCCGCATGCAGCAACTGGTCAGCGAATTCCAGCACACGCTGGACGCGCTGGACAGCGTGATTGCCTCACGCCTGATGCAAATGGCGCTGGAAGCGGCCCGTCAGGTGATCGGCCAGACGCCCGTGGTGGATAACGCCGCACTCATCAAACAGATCCAGGGGCTGCTCCAGCAGGAGCCGCTGTTCAGCGGAAAACCGCAGTTGCGCGTTCACCCTGATGATTTACAGCGCGTTGAAGAGAGCCTCGGTGCAACCCTCAGCCTGCACGGCTGGCGGCTGCGCGGCGACCCCTCGCTGCATCACGGCGGCTGCAAAGTCTCTGCCGATGAAGGCGATCTCGATGCCAGCGTTGCCACCCGCTGGCAGGAACTGTGCCGCCTGGCGGCACCGGGAGTCATCTGA
- the fliI gene encoding flagellar protein export ATPase FliI, whose product MTARLTRWLNTLDNFEAKMAQLPSVRRYGRLTRATGLVLEATGLQLPLGATCVIERQDRLETREVESEVVGFNGQRLFLMPLEEVEGILPGARVYAKNNSGDGLQSGKQLPLGPALLGRVLDGSGKPLDGLPSPDTTETGALITQPFNPLQRTPIEHVLDTGVRPINALLTVGRGQRMGLFAGSGVGKSVLLGMMARYTQADVIVVGLIGERGREVKDFIENILGAEGRARSVVIAAPADVSPLLRMQGAAYATRIAEDFRDRGQHVLLIMDSLTRYAMAQREIALAIGEPPATKGYPPSVFAKLPALVERAGNGISGGGSITAFYTVLTEGDDQQDPIADSARAILDGHIVLSRRLAEAGHYPAIDIEASISRAMTALITEKHYARVRNFKQLLSSFQRNRDLVSVGAYAKGSDPMLDKAIALWPQLEAFLQQGIFERADWEDSIQALELIFPQV is encoded by the coding sequence ATGACCGCTCGCCTCACCCGCTGGCTCAATACGCTTGATAATTTCGAAGCGAAGATGGCACAACTGCCCTCTGTGCGTCGTTACGGTCGGTTAACCCGCGCGACCGGTCTGGTGCTGGAAGCAACGGGCCTGCAGCTTCCGCTGGGTGCCACCTGCGTGATAGAGCGCCAGGACCGGCTGGAAACGCGCGAAGTGGAAAGCGAAGTGGTCGGTTTCAACGGCCAGCGCCTGTTCCTGATGCCGCTTGAGGAAGTCGAAGGCATTCTGCCCGGCGCGCGCGTCTACGCGAAAAACAATTCCGGCGATGGTTTGCAAAGTGGCAAACAGTTGCCGCTGGGCCCGGCGCTGCTGGGGCGCGTGCTGGACGGAAGCGGCAAACCGCTCGACGGTCTGCCCTCCCCGGACACCACCGAAACCGGCGCGCTGATTACTCAGCCGTTTAACCCGTTGCAACGTACCCCTATCGAGCATGTGCTGGATACCGGCGTGCGTCCGATTAATGCCCTGCTGACCGTTGGGCGTGGGCAACGTATGGGCCTGTTTGCAGGTTCCGGCGTGGGGAAATCCGTCCTTCTCGGCATGATGGCGCGCTATACCCAGGCGGATGTGATTGTCGTCGGTCTGATCGGCGAACGTGGCCGCGAAGTAAAAGATTTCATCGAAAACATTCTGGGTGCGGAAGGCCGTGCCCGCTCGGTGGTCATCGCCGCACCTGCCGACGTATCGCCGCTGCTGCGTATGCAGGGTGCCGCATACGCTACCCGTATCGCCGAAGATTTCCGCGACCGTGGCCAGCATGTGTTGCTGATCATGGACTCCCTGACCCGTTACGCGATGGCACAGCGTGAAATCGCGCTGGCTATCGGCGAGCCACCGGCGACCAAAGGCTACCCGCCTTCTGTCTTCGCCAAACTGCCCGCCCTGGTTGAACGCGCCGGAAACGGCATTAGCGGCGGTGGCTCCATCACGGCGTTTTATACGGTACTGACCGAAGGCGATGACCAGCAAGACCCGATTGCCGACTCCGCGCGTGCAATCCTCGACGGTCATATTGTGTTATCGCGCCGTCTGGCCGAAGCCGGGCACTATCCGGCCATTGATATCGAAGCCTCAATCAGCCGCGCCATGACGGCACTGATCACCGAGAAGCACTACGCCCGCGTGCGTAACTTCAAACAACTGCTCTCCAGCTTCCAGCGTAACCGCGATCTGGTGAGCGTTGGGGCGTATGCCAAAGGCAGCGACCCAATGCTCGACAAAGCGATTGCCCTGTGGCCACAGCTGGAGGCGTTTTTGCAACAAGGCATTTTTGAACGCGCCGACTGGGAAGACTCAATTCAGGCTCTGGAACTGATTTTCCCGCAGGTGTAA
- the fliJ gene encoding flagellar export protein FliJ, which produces MAQNSALSTLKDLAEKEVDDAALQLGAMRRGCQQAEEQLKMLIDYQHEYRTNLNTDMTKGIGSQRWINYQQFIQTLEKAIEQHRQQLNQWTEKVDNALNFWREKKQRLQAWQTLQDRQVAATTLAENRLDQKKMDEFAQRASMRKPE; this is translated from the coding sequence ATGGCGCAAAACAGCGCGTTATCAACGCTAAAAGATCTGGCTGAAAAAGAAGTTGATGATGCCGCATTGCAGCTTGGCGCAATGCGACGCGGATGTCAGCAGGCTGAAGAACAGTTGAAGATGTTAATTGACTATCAGCATGAATATCGCACCAACCTTAATACCGATATGACAAAGGGCATTGGCAGCCAGCGCTGGATTAACTATCAGCAGTTTATCCAGACGCTGGAAAAGGCGATAGAGCAGCATCGCCAGCAGCTAAACCAGTGGACTGAAAAAGTCGATAACGCGCTGAATTTCTGGCGCGAGAAAAAACAGCGGCTGCAGGCCTGGCAAACGTTACAGGACCGGCAGGTAGCCGCGACAACCCTGGCGGAAAACCGCCTGGATCAGAAAAAAATGGATGAGTTTGCCCAGCGCGCATCAATGAGGAAACCGGAATGA
- the fliK gene encoding flagellar hook length control protein FliK, translating into MITLQQLLMTDSDLSGSTQMGKGTEGAQDFLSLLAGALTDATGQGKDATLTLADLKAAGSKLAKAAQKEDGEATLQAKIADLLSRQDTLTGDDAAQTNALQTLISGLVPTTHSDALKSLTGAAPQDERKTELNEEELAGLSALMAMLPHQQTATAMTPQASGIDGVSTKALATSTLAQTGVGQQPATLNNTAGHEKAQSPYQALTPDDSQPVTASVTPAVAVVAEKQDIASNASSTTPTSTLAPIVSSQATAQPAATVATAPVLSQPLGTSEWQQTLSQHITLFTKQGQQTAELRLHPKDLGQVQISLKLDDNQAQLQMVSPHSHVRAALEAALPILRTQLAENGIQLSQSSVSSESFAGQQQSSSQQQQQASRSGQHGGFNEESDELLPTPAALQSAARGNSAVDIFA; encoded by the coding sequence ATGATCACACTGCAACAACTGCTGATGACCGACAGTGACCTGTCAGGCAGCACGCAGATGGGGAAAGGCACCGAGGGTGCACAAGATTTTCTCTCCCTGCTGGCGGGCGCGCTTACCGACGCCACTGGTCAGGGCAAGGATGCGACGCTGACCCTGGCTGACCTGAAAGCCGCCGGAAGCAAGCTGGCGAAAGCGGCGCAGAAGGAAGATGGCGAGGCCACCCTGCAGGCAAAAATTGCCGACCTGCTTTCGCGTCAGGATACCCTGACCGGCGATGACGCTGCGCAAACCAATGCGCTGCAGACGCTGATTTCCGGATTGGTCCCGACGACACACAGCGACGCCCTGAAATCATTGACCGGCGCAGCACCCCAGGATGAGCGTAAAACCGAGCTGAATGAAGAAGAGCTGGCAGGCTTAAGTGCACTGATGGCGATGCTGCCACACCAGCAGACCGCCACCGCGATGACGCCACAGGCCAGCGGCATCGATGGGGTGAGCACCAAAGCACTTGCAACGTCGACGCTGGCACAGACCGGCGTCGGTCAACAGCCTGCGACGCTGAACAATACTGCCGGGCATGAAAAAGCGCAGTCTCCCTATCAGGCACTGACGCCAGACGATTCACAACCGGTTACAGCCTCCGTCACACCTGCCGTGGCGGTGGTTGCTGAGAAGCAGGATATTGCAAGTAACGCCTCATCCACGACGCCGACCTCAACACTGGCCCCGATTGTCAGCAGCCAGGCGACAGCACAGCCTGCCGCAACCGTGGCTACCGCGCCAGTGCTGAGCCAGCCGCTCGGAACCAGCGAATGGCAGCAGACGCTGAGCCAGCACATCACGCTATTCACTAAGCAAGGGCAACAAACAGCGGAACTGCGTCTGCACCCGAAAGATCTGGGTCAGGTGCAAATTTCGCTCAAGCTGGATGATAACCAGGCCCAGCTGCAGATGGTTTCTCCACACAGCCATGTGCGCGCCGCGCTGGAAGCGGCTCTGCCGATACTGCGCACTCAGCTTGCTGAAAATGGCATTCAGCTATCGCAAAGCAGCGTCAGCAGTGAGAGCTTCGCCGGGCAGCAGCAGTCATCTTCTCAGCAGCAACAGCAGGCGTCGCGTTCCGGTCAGCATGGCGGCTTTAATGAAGAGAGCGACGAGTTATTGCCGACGCCTGCCGCACTGCAATCTGCCGCACGTGGCAACAGTGCCGTAGACATCTTCGCCTAA